From the Hymenobacter yonginensis genome, one window contains:
- a CDS encoding CocE/NonD family hydrolase, which translates to MTHTYLRSALLAGILLAAAAPARAQLVTPAEKAYQAQLAADTLYIQQHYTKTEYQIPMRDGRKLYTVVYAPNDADKVKYPIMLNRTPYAVGPYGAGKYKYALGPSSTMMREGYIFAYQDVRGRYMSEGEFVDVRPEKDTHSGKNDIDEGTDTFDTIAWLLKNGPKNNGRVGQWGISYPGFYTATGLLSRHPALKAASPQAPIADWFWDDFHHNGAFFLPHAFNFYASFGLPRPTPTPTGNPGFKHGTPDGYDFFLKMGPLKNADARYYKGQVAFWKDIVAHPNYDQFWQERNLRPHLKNLNKGTAILTVGGFNDAEDLFGALEIYKSIERQNPGQRNGLVMGPWVHGGWARGLGELVGNVDYGPSPSQYYQKEIEAPFFKANLKDGKSAATPEATVFESGTNRWRTFDAWPPKEAKEKVLYFQPNGMISFEKPASGAEFDQYLSDPAHPVPSNEGMATGMTKEYMTDDQRFASRRPDVLTYQTDVLTEDMTLAGPIQALLQVATTGTDADWVVKIIDVYPNDTPDNPRLLPNVRLGGYQQMVRSEVMRGRFRNSFEMPEAFVPGQVTAVPFTVQDLCHTFRKGHRLMVQVQSTWFPMVDRNPQTFVPNIFEADEKDFQTATHRLYHSPQHASQLTLKVL; encoded by the coding sequence ATGACCCACACTTACCTCCGCTCGGCACTGCTGGCGGGAATCCTGCTGGCGGCGGCGGCCCCGGCCCGTGCCCAGCTCGTCACCCCTGCCGAAAAAGCCTACCAGGCCCAGCTGGCCGCCGACACGCTCTACATCCAGCAGCACTACACCAAAACGGAATACCAGATTCCGATGCGCGACGGCCGCAAGCTCTACACCGTGGTGTACGCGCCCAACGACGCCGATAAGGTGAAGTACCCGATTATGCTCAACCGCACGCCCTACGCCGTAGGGCCCTACGGCGCGGGCAAGTACAAGTACGCTCTCGGGCCCAGCAGCACCATGATGCGCGAGGGCTACATCTTCGCTTACCAGGACGTGCGCGGCCGCTACATGTCGGAGGGCGAGTTTGTGGACGTGCGGCCCGAGAAGGACACGCACAGCGGCAAAAATGACATCGACGAGGGCACCGACACCTTCGATACCATTGCCTGGCTACTGAAAAACGGCCCCAAAAACAACGGCCGCGTGGGCCAGTGGGGCATCAGCTACCCCGGCTTCTATACCGCCACTGGCCTGCTCAGCCGCCACCCGGCCCTGAAAGCCGCCTCGCCCCAGGCCCCCATTGCCGACTGGTTCTGGGATGACTTTCACCACAACGGCGCGTTTTTCCTGCCGCACGCCTTCAACTTCTACGCTAGCTTCGGGCTGCCGCGCCCCACGCCTACGCCCACCGGCAACCCCGGCTTCAAGCACGGCACCCCCGACGGCTACGACTTCTTCCTGAAGATGGGGCCGCTGAAAAACGCCGACGCCCGCTACTACAAAGGCCAGGTGGCGTTCTGGAAGGACATCGTGGCGCACCCCAACTACGACCAGTTCTGGCAGGAGCGCAACCTACGCCCGCACCTCAAAAACCTCAACAAAGGCACCGCCATCCTCACCGTGGGCGGCTTCAACGATGCCGAAGACCTGTTTGGGGCGCTGGAAATCTACAAGAGCATCGAGCGGCAGAATCCCGGCCAGCGCAACGGCCTCGTGATGGGGCCGTGGGTGCACGGCGGCTGGGCCCGCGGCCTGGGCGAACTGGTCGGCAACGTCGATTACGGCCCGTCGCCGTCGCAGTATTATCAGAAGGAAATAGAGGCGCCCTTCTTCAAGGCCAACCTGAAAGACGGCAAGTCCGCCGCCACGCCCGAAGCTACCGTGTTTGAAAGCGGCACCAACCGCTGGCGCACCTTCGATGCCTGGCCGCCCAAAGAAGCCAAGGAAAAGGTGCTGTACTTCCAGCCCAACGGCATGATTTCGTTCGAGAAGCCCGCCAGCGGCGCCGAATTCGACCAGTACCTGAGCGACCCGGCCCACCCGGTGCCGTCCAACGAAGGCATGGCCACCGGCATGACCAAGGAGTACATGACCGATGACCAGCGCTTTGCCTCGCGCCGCCCCGACGTGCTGACCTACCAGACCGACGTGCTGACCGAGGACATGACGCTGGCCGGCCCCATCCAGGCGCTGCTGCAGGTGGCCACCACCGGCACCGACGCCGACTGGGTGGTGAAAATCATCGACGTGTACCCCAACGACACGCCTGACAACCCGCGCCTGCTGCCCAACGTGCGCCTCGGTGGCTACCAGCAGATGGTGCGCTCGGAGGTGATGCGCGGCCGGTTCCGCAACAGCTTCGAGATGCCCGAGGCCTTCGTGCCGGGCCAGGTGACGGCCGTGCCCTTCACGGTGCAGGACCTGTGCCACACCTTCCGCAAGGGCCACCGCCTGATGGTGCAGGTGCAAAGCACCTGGTTCCCGATGGTGGACCGCAACCCGCAGACCTTCGTGCCCAACATCTTCGAGGCCGACGAGAAGGATTTCCAGACGGCCACGCACCGCCTCTACCACTCGCCGCAACACGCCTCGCAGCTCACGCTGAAAGTGCTGTAG